CTGTCGATGGCCATGGGTCGCAACGTGGCCGTGGCCGAGAACGTGTATGACGTTGTCGAGGGGGAGCTGAGGCTGACGGATGTCATCCCGGTGGGTTTCGAGCGGCTCGCGTTTGACGCTTACGGTCGGGTGCGGATTCTCACCGAGCAGGAGCCGCAAGCCGGCATCGAGCTACCGGCTCACAAGTTTGTGGTGCATACGCCGCACACGGCCTGTGGTCATCCGATGCGTGGTGGGCTGCTGCGTGTCAGTGCGTTGTCCTATCTGGGCAAGCATTACGCGATGAAGGACTGGATGGTGTTCGCGGAGGTCTTTGGCATGCCGGTTCGGGTTGCGCGATACGAACCGTCGGCCACGCCGGAGGAGAAGCAGGAGTTGCTGGGCATGTTGCGTTCGCTTGGCACGGACGCGTCGGCGGTGTTCAGCAAGGCGGTGGAGCTGCAGCTGCTCGAGGCTGGCCAGGGCAAGTCACCGCCGCCGTACGAGAGCATGTGCAACTTCTTCAACCGCGAGTTGTCGAAGGCCTGGCTGGGCGGCACGTTGACCGTCGAGACCAGCGGGCAGACGGGCACGTTCAGTACCGCCCAGATCCACGACGAGGTCCGGCTTGATCTTCGCCAGGACGACATGGCCAAGGAGGCCCGGACGATCCGGCGGGACGTTCTCGCGCCGATCACGCGGTTGCAGTTCGGCCCGGGCGCGCCGGTCCCGTTTTTCCGGCGGCGGTATGAACCGCCGCATGATCTTCGCGAGCTAGCCGGCGTGTTGGACATTGCGGTGAACGATCTGGGCATGGCGGTGCCTGATCGCTGGGCTCGTCACGCGCTCGGTGTGCCGGTTGCAGCGGAAGGGGAGGCGGTTCTCCACGGCAAGCCGCCGGGGTGACGGTGCTGCCGGCCGGGATGGTTATTGATGCTGGTTGGGTCAGCAGTCTCTCCCACCAAAGGCGGGCCCATAGACCGGTCTTTGCAGGGCTAGTCGGCGAACGACCTTGGTGGTAATCTCCTTCTTGAGATTAGCCCGCTTCACGGGGCTTCGCATTCTACGTGTCGTGCAACCGGGACTTTCCCATCATGCCCAGGAACGTCCACAGCGAGATCAACCTCCACATGATGAGGTGGTCGCATTAATGAACTGGAGGCGGCTCGAGGTGGGCGAGGATGCGGTTCTTGCTCTTTCTTTCTGCAAGCCCGCGCCTTGATGGTTGTCTTCTTCAGGTCTCGGCTGAGTTGAGTCACGACTAACCCGGTTGCTGGAGGATGGTCGGTGATGAGCAGATCCCATCTGATGACGTGGGGGTTCGGGATTGTGGGTTGGGCCGCCGTTGCCTTGGCGGCCGATTCGCAGGCGACACGACCGGGGGCCGGGCGTGTGGGCCTGGTTGGTGAGGCGGGCATCGAGTTTTCGCTGGTGGCGGGCCGGCTGCATCTGGTGTCGTTGCGTGGTGGGCGGGGCATGGAATGGGTGGTGGCTTCTTCGGGGAAGGCCTCGCTGTGGGGACTGGCTCTGCGCGGGCCGGGGGGAGCTGCCGCGGAACTCGAGAGTGATGCCTTGTCCGCGCCGGAGGCGAAGGGTGACGGCTCGGGGGTGGGGTTCAGGTGGAAGGCCCGTGTGGGCGAAGGGGAGGTCCAGGTGAGCCTGACCGCATCGAGCAGCGGCCATGACGGTCTATCGAGCTGGCGACTGGGTGCGGTACTTCCTGACGGCTGGAGTGTTGTCCGGGCCGACTGGCCGATTCTGGCGCACCTGCGAACCGGGTCCGGTCTGAAGATGGCGGCGCCGTTTGGCTGGGGGCTTGAATACGAGGTGAAGCCGGGCATGGGCTACGAAGCCACCTATCCTTCGCTGGTCGCGTCGATGCCGTTTGTGGCGTTCTACGGTGGCGGCGAGGGGCTGTACGTCGGCATGCACGACCCGAAGGGCAACCACAAGCATCTGGCGGTCAAGGCCCGGGAGGACGGTGTGGGTGTGACCTTCACGCACTGGGCGGCCGCCTCCGACACGGTGAGTGGCCGGTACGCACCTGGCTTTGAGGCGGTCATTGGTGTTTTTGACGGCGACTACTGGGACGCCGCCCAGATCTATCGAGCTTTCACCTACCAGACGCCGTGGGGTGGGGCGTGCCATGGCCTGAAGCTCTCGGACCCGAAGCGGGCGGTGCCTGCCTGGCTGAAGGACATTGAGCTCTGGCTGATGCCTGGTCCGGAGCCGCTCAAGAATGTGGACATGTGCCGCAAGGCTGCGGAGTTCTTCGGCGTCCCGATTGCCCTGCACTGGTACAACTGGCACGAGATTCCGTTTGACACGCTCTATCCCGAGTATTTTCCGGCCAAGCCGGATTTCCGGGAGGGGGTGAAGGCTCTCCAGGGTGCGGGCTTGCGGGTCATGCCATACATCAACGGTCGGCTGTGTGACCGGAACTCGAAGACCTGGGTGCAGGAGGGCGGGGACAAGGCCGCGGCCCGGCAGGAGAATGGTCAGCCGTACACGGAGGTTTACGGCTCGAAGGTTCCTCTCAACGTCATGTGTCCGGCCACGGTGCAGTGGCAGAACAAGATCGCGGGCATTGTCGACCGGTTATTCAGCGAATGTGGTGTGGACGGTGTGTACATTGATCAGATTGGGGCGGCCGGTGCGGTCCGCTGCTTTGATGCGGGGCATGGTCATTCCGTGGGCGGGGGCACGTTCTGGTTCGACGGCTACCGCAAGATGCTGGACCGGATCCGCGCGAGGATGCCCGAGGACCGGATGCTGACGACGGAGGAGAACGCCGAATGCTGGAACGACCAGCTCGACGCCTTGCTCATGGTCAACACACCGGCGGTGGGTGGCCGACGGGTCATTCCGCTCATGCCGACCGTTTATGGCGGGCGGGTGATCACGTTTGGGTTTCAGTACATGCACGGGAGCGACATTCCCAAGTCGCTGCCGTTTCGGGCGAAGATGGTTCGCGACTTTCTGTGGGGTGCGCAGCTTGGTTGGCTGGGTGTGGAGGGGATCATGGCCGACGGCGCCCGCAAGGAGGCCGAGTTCCTGCGTAACCTAGCCAAGGCTCGTCGGGGAGGGCATGAGTTCCTGCTGGAAGGTCAGTTTCTCGGCGAGGTTGAAGTGATTGGTGATCAGCCGCGGCTCAAGGGTGCAGGCTCGGCGGGCGGCGGTGAGTACGCGATCGATCTGCCGGTGGTGATGGCCACAGCCTGGCTGGCCGCGGACGGCACGATGGGGTTGGCGGTGGCGAACATCAGTGACGAGCCGCGGGCGGTGGAGCTCCGCCCGCCGTGGGGCCGATTGCGTCTGGCGCGTGCCTGGTGTGGAGAAGGGGTCGAGGCGGCCGGGGAAGGCTCGAAGACGATTCCGGTTTCTGTTCCCGCCGGTGGGGCCTGTGTTGTCCGTGCCCGCTAGATGGAGGGGCCAGTCTGAGGATCGTCGTCGCACGGGGTGACAGGCGGTGGTTATCTGGCTATAATGCTGTCGCCGCAGACCTGCCCCGGGTGGAAGACGGAGATTCAGCATGCGACTGGGAGGTTGTCTTGTTGCGGCCGCCATCCTGTTGGCGGTCGGCCATTGGATTCCCTGCGAAGCGAGGGAGAGGCAGGCGGTCACGATTTCGTACGTAGTCGGTCCGCCCCAGCCGCTGCCTGACGGGCTCAAGGCGGTTGCGGTCATTGACTCGGGGGTCAAGACGGAGGGTGCTCGGCAGGACGATCGTGAGCGGAAGTGGTCGACGATTGCCGCGGACATGATCGAGTCGATGCTCCAGAATGGCGTCCAGTTCGGCTCGCCGGTGGTGGTGGCCAAGCGACGAGAGACGCAGAAGGTTCTGGCGGAGCGCGATTTGAAGCTGGCTGGCCTGGTCGAGGGTGAGGTCGCCGCCCGGGCGGGGAAGCTGCTTGACGTCCAGGGTCTGGTCACCAGCCGGATCACGGTCAGGGTGGACGTTGAGAAGAGCAGCAAGTCGACGGTTGACTGGCTGAGCATCATGGGCGGGTTTGCGGATCAGATAGGCGAAGTACGATCGCCGCGGGCTCGAGACCGCGAAGGTGAAGTCCGGCGGCCGCGTGTCTATGGCCAGCCGCGGTATGTGTATGATCCGCGGGAGGCTTACTCGCATGATCCGCGTTACTCGGTTGATCCGCGGATGGTGCGGATCAGGCCGCTGCCGGGGAGCCCGTACGCTCCGGTTGGTCCGGTTGTGGTTGTTCCTCCGGGGCCGGCGGTTGTGCCGGCACCGCCGGTCACGTCCCTTTCCGGGCGCGCGGCGAGCGGTGGGCTGACGTTGAAGACCAAGGAAGTTGAGGAGATCAGCAGGCACCTGACGGTGCAGTGTTCGTTCTGCCTGATTGACGCCGTCACCGGTGCGGCGATCGTGCAGTACTCCACGACGCCGATCCAGAAGAAGGACACGAAGTCGCCGGATTTTTTCTTCGGGGGCAGCATTGACGAGGGTGATTTGGATCCGGTGGATCATTTCATTGGGGAGCTGGTTGAGCGTGCGACGCAGGAGTTTGCGGGGCAGGTTGTACCGATTCGGGTGCGGTACAGCACTGAGGTGGTTGGTCATGGCAAGGCTGGCGAGGGTGCGGTTCGAGCGCTTCGGGCGGACGATTATGCGGCCGCGTTTCGGGGCTTCGCGGCCCGGCTTCGCAAGGAGCCGGAGGAGGCGGACACGGCTTACGCGATGGGGGTGGTGGCGGAGCTGATGAGCGATCCGGTTGGGGCTCTGGAGCTGTACCGCCGGGCGGCGTCGACGGCTGGTGTGGACAAGGAGGAGCTGGCCGTGTATATGGCCGCCAAGGAGCGGCTGACCGCTCACCTGCACAGGATTCTGGTACCGCTGGCCAGTCAGCCAGCTGCGTCGCGGCGGTGAGCTGGGGGGGGATGAGAGGCGGCATTGGGCGGGTTGGAGTGTGTGCCGGGCGGGGGTGGACGAGGGCCGGGTGGTGGTTTTCCCTGGTTTTCTCGATGAAGGTCTTCTGGCGGAGGGGGCTACCTGATGCTCATGCCCTTCGCCTTTGACCTCTTTTTCCTACTTATTAACACCATATGGCTACTGCTGGTAGTTTTGGGTTTGCCGGGCAACTGGCTGATCGTGGCCACGACGGCGGGGGTTGCGTGGTGGCAGTGGGATCCGGATCATCAGCTTTTCAGTCCGTGGACGTTGGTTGTTCTGGTGGCTGTTGCGGCGGTGGGGGAGGTGCTGGAGATGGTGGCCGGTGCCGCGGGCGCCAAGCAGGCGGGCGGATCGGCTCGTGGTTCGGCGGGGGCTCTTGTCGGAGGGCTGATTGGAGCGTTGGCGGGCACGGTGATGATTCCGATTCCGCTGATTGGCTCGCTGATGGGGGCTGCAGGCGGTGCGGCGGTGGGTGCGTGGGCGATGGAGATGAGCGGCGGCCAGGAGATGGAGGTTTCGGTCCGGATTGGGGTAGGCGCGGGCATTGGGCGTCTGGTGGGCACGCTGGTCAAGCTGGGGGCAGGGGTGGTCCTGTGGCTGATCGCGGCGGTGGCGCTGTTTTGGCGATAGGGTTTTTTCCCAGGAGGAGAACATGAGTCGAGGGATCTCGGTTTTGTGGATGGTGTGTGCGAGCCTGCTTCTGGTGGGAGGAGGTGTGCGGGCCGCCGAGGATGACCTGCCCGCCGGCGAGGTTGACGACGCGGTCATGGCCTCGGCTGAGGAAGTGAAGGCGATGAGCGGCTGGGTGGGGGGTGCGTTTCTCGGGCAGCCGGCCCCGGTTTCACCTCGGGTGATCCCGATCGAGGTTCGCCGCCAGGATCACAGTTTCCTGCACTTTGGCCGGTCGTGCATGGAAACGCCTCTGCGTATTGGCGATCGCGATTTCGCGCATGGTTTGGGGACGCACGCCCACAGTGAGATCGTGGTGACCGTGCCCAAGGGGGCCAAGCGGTTCAAGGCATTTGCCGGCATCGACCACAACTTCGACACCCGGGGCGTGAACGGCAGCGTACAGTTGAGCGTGGAGATTGGCGGCCGGGAGGTGGTTCGGACGGCGACGCTGCGTGGCGGTGACACGGCGGTGCCGATTGACGTTGACCTGCCGGAGGGGCTGGACAAGCTGGTGCTGAAGGCAGACACCACGGCCGACGGACCGGCCTACGATCAGTGTGACTGGGCTGATGCCCAGCTGGTCATGGAGGACAGCAGTGTTCGATGGCTGGACGAAGGGTATGGGGTGGAGCCGTTCATGGGTCCGAAGGTGCCGTTTTCGTTTGTGTACGGCGGCAAGGAATCGAAGGTCCTGATGGGGGGTTGGAAGCGGACGGTTGAGACCGCGGAGCGTGACGACCGTCTGGTACACAGCGTGAGATGGGCCGATCCTGAAACGGGTCTGGAGGTCACCGCGGTTGTGAGCGTTTTTCGCCGATATCCGGCGGTTGACTGGGTTCTCCACTTCGAGAACAAGGGTGGCCGTGACACGCCGATTATGGAGAGGATCCAGGCTCTAGATCTGGAGCTGGCGACCGGCAACAACAGACAAGCGGTTGTCCTGAACCAGATCAACGGGGACACCTGCAGTGCGGCCGCGTTTCAGCCGGTAGCGACGTCGTTGGACATCGGCAGGAATATCCGGCTTGCCCCGACTGGCGGCCGGCCGGCGTCGATCAGCGCGTTTCCCTTTTTGGACGTGCAGTATGGCGGTCAGGGTCTGATCACCGCGATCGGCTGGACGGGCCAGTGGGCGGCTTCGCTGGAGCGTGGCCAGGGTGGCCGGACCCTATTGCGGGCGGGCATGGAGCAGACTCACCTTCTGCTGCATCCGGGAGAGCGGATTCGCAGTCCGCGCATTCTTCTGCTGGGTTGGACGGGTGATCGCCGGGCGGCCCACAATCGTTTTCGTCGCCTGATGTTGTTCCACTACATTCCGAAGCGCGGTGGGCGGCCGGTGCGGATGCCGATTGCGATTCAGACGTTTGACCGTTACTGGAAGCGGCCGGGGTGGGCGACGGAGGCTGGCCAGCTCGAGTACGTCCGGGTAGCCGCGCAGCTGGGTGTTGATTCGGTTTGGCTCGACGCGGCATGGTTTCCCGGCGATTTTCCCAACGGGGTCGGCAACTGGTTTGCCAAGCCGGAAGCCTTTCCCCGGGGTCTCAAGCCGGTCAGCGATGCCTGCCATGCCAAGGGGATGCGGTTCATTCTGTGGTTTGAGCCGGAGCGGGTTGGGGCCAACACGGCGATCGCCAGGGAGCATCCCGAGTTTGTCTTTGGGGGCAAGGAGGGTGGCCTGTTCAAGCTCAATGATCCTGAGGCCCGGCGGTTTTTGACGGACTTATTGGCCCGGCGGATTGAGGAATATGGTCTGGACGTGTATCGCAACGACTTCAACATCGATCCGTTGTCGTTCTGGCGCAAGAATGACGGGCCGGACCGGCAGGGGATGACCGAGATCCGTTACGTGGAGGGTCTTTACGCGATGTGGGATGAATTGCTTGCCCGACGTCCCGGTCTGGTCATTGACAACTGTGCCAGCGGCGGGCGGCGGATCGATCTGGAGATGTGTTCGCGTTCCGTGCCGCTCTGGCGAAGCGACACCGGCTGTTCGCCCGGTCACCCGGAATGGAACCAGAGTCAGTGTCAAGGCCTTGGCGAGTATGTGCCGCTTCACGCGTTGGGATGCTGGTCGCCCGAGGCCTACGAGTGCCGGAGCGCGGTGACGGCGGGGGCGATCTGCGAGTGGGGTTACCTGGAGGAGGGTTTTCCGACGGCCACGGCCAAGGCGGCGGTGGCCGAATCACGAGCCAACCAGCGGTACTGGTATGGTGATTTCTATCCGCTGACGCCCGTTTCGCTGGCCGCGGATGCGTTTGTGGCCCATCAGTATCATCGGCCCGATCTTGATGCGGGCCTGGTGCTCGCCTTCCGGCGCAGCGAGTGTGGTTATGTGGGGATCATCGTCGGGCTGGCCGGGGTGAAGCCGGACGTGAGCTACGATGTCGAGTTCATTGATGAGGCCCGAACGAGCACGCGTCGGACGATGCGCGGCAAGGAATTGCAGGCTGGGCTTGATCTGCGCATTCCTGTTCAGGGCCACAGTCTGGTGGTGCGATACGCCCCGGTGGGCGGCTGAGGGGAGGGCGGCTCGGGGGGGTTCATGGGGGCGGGGCATCTGGATCGACGAATTGGGCGTCGACATCGAGTGCGGCCGCCAGGCGGTCGAGGTATTCCTCGCGGGTGATTTCGGCGATGCCGAACTGTTCGAGATGGGGCGTGGTGAACTGGACGTCGAGCAAGGCGAAGCCGCGGTTTCGCAGTCGCTCGACGAGGGCCACGAGGGCGACCTTGGAGGCGTCGGTACGGCGGTGGAACATAGACTCGCCGAAGAAGGCGCCGCGGAGGGCCACGCCGTAGAGTCCGCCGGCCAGCTCGCCGTCCTGCCATGTTTCGACGGAGTGGGCCAGTCCGAGCTGATGCAGCCGGACGTAGGCGGCGATGATGGGTTGGGAGATCCAGGTTCCCTCCTCGCGGTCGCCGCAGGCCCGGATCACCCGTTCGAAGCAGGTGTTGAGCCGGATCTCAAACTGGCCGCTGCGACATCGCCGGCCGAGGTTTTTGGATACCCGGAACGCATCGAGCGGCAGGATGGCCCGCGGGTCGGGGCTGAACCACTCGACCTGGCCGTCGACATCCATGGGGAAGATGCCGTGGGCGTAAGCGGAGACCAGTACCTCGGGGGTGAGGGGGATTACGGTCGACATCAGCCACCGCCGACCGATGGTATCGGGTGGTCATTGCCTTGGGCAAGTCTAGCCCAGGATAGAGCCGCTGCCGGTACTGATGCCCTTGAGGCGCATCTTGAGTTCCTGGGGGTTTGGCGAAGCGGCGTAGGCCACGTGGATATCGATAAACTCGGTTTCCACCAGCCGCTTAAGGCACTCGTTCATATCGAGCATGCCCTCGTTCTGCGACGCCCGGATGACCTTACTGAGTTCGTCGTCGCGTTTCTCGTCGATGAGTTTGCGCACGGTTGGGCTGCCGAACATGATTTCGACGGCGGGGACGCGGGCGACGCCGGGCTTGATGCTGGGCAGGAGTTTCTGGCAGATGACCGCCTGGAGGTTGAACACCAGGGTCTGGCGGACCAGGTCGCGTGAGCCCTCGGGGATGAGGTCGAGGATGCGGTTGATGGTCTGGGCGGCGCTGGAGGCGTGGACGGTTCCGAAGACCAGGTGCCCGGTCTCGGCGGCGTTGAGGGCGGCGGTGAAGGTTTCCTCGTCGCGCATTTCGCCGATGAGTACGACGTCGGGGTCCTCGCGCATGAGGTACTTGAGGGCGTCGGCGAAAGTCTGGACGTCGACGTGTACCTCGCGCTGGTTGACGAGGGCCTTGCGATCGGTGAACAGGTACTCGATCGGGTCTTCGATGGTGACGATGTGGCAGGCCCGGTGGGCGTTAATGTAGTCGAGGGCGGCGGCGATGGTGGTGGACTTTCCGGAGCCGGTGATGCCGGCCAGAAGGACGAGTCCCTGGTGGAACTCGGTGATCTTGTAGATTGACTTGGGCAGGTAGAGCTCATCGAAGTTCAGGATGTTCTTGTTGACGCGGCGGGCGGCGACGCTGAGCGAACCGCGCTGGCGGAAGATGTTGACACGGAAGCGGTCGGAGTCGCCGAGCTGGTAGGCGAAGTCGGAAGCGCCCTTTTCGAGGAGCTGTTTTCTCTGGTGATCGTTCATGATTTCGAACCACAGGCGTTCGACTTCCTCGGGTGACAGGGGCGGGCCCTTGATGGGCTTGAGATCGCCCTTGTGGCGAACGTGGACCTGGGCGCCGCTTTTGAAGTGCAGGTCGGATGCCTTGATGTCGATGACGTAGCGGAGGTACTTGTGGATTTTGGGTTCGCGAGGTCTGGTTCGGTGTCGTTCGACGGCGGCTGCGGGTTGGGCGTCGAGGATGGCCACGTCGCCGTCGCCGGTTTCGATCTCCTCCAGTGCCGGAGCGGTCTCGACGGGCTCGTCGCCCACGTGGGTGCGTTCGCTGGCACGTTCGTACATTTCGGTATCAGCCATTCCGCATTCTCCGCGACTCTAGACCCGATGACCTCTCACAGTCGTACGGGTATTCCCCGGTCGGCCATGAGCCGTTTTGTTTCCTTGATGGTGTACGTTCCGAAGTGGTAGATGCTGGCCGCGAGGGCGGCGTCCGCCTTGCCGAGCGTCACCGCGTCGGCGAGGTGTTCCGGCCTGCCTGCGCCGCCCGAGGCCACCACCGGGATGGTGACCGCTTCGGATACGGCCCGGGTGATTTCGAGGTCGTAGCCGTTTTGTGTGCCGTCGGCGTCCATGCAGGTGAGTACGATTTCGCCGGCCCCCAGTTTTTCGACCTGTCTGGCCCAGGAGACGGCTTCCAGTCCGGTCGGTCGCCGCCCGCCGTGGATGTGGACGTCCCAGACTTCCCGGTCGTGGTCGCGGATTCGTTTGGGGTCGATGTTGACCACGATGCACTGTCGCCCGAATCGTTCGGCTGCCCGGCGGATGAAGTGGGGGTTCTTGACTGCGGCGGAGTTGATTGACACCTTGTCGGCTCCGGCGTTGAGGAGTTGGCGGATGTCGTCCAGATTGCGGATGCCGCCGCCGACGGTCAGGGGCATGAAGACCTGTTCAGCGGTTCGGCTGACGACGTCGAGGATGATGTTGCGTTCCTCGTGGCTGGCGGTGATATCGAGGAAGACGAGTTCGTCGGCCCCCTCGGACTCGTAGCGTTGGGCGATCTCGACGGGGTCACCCGCGTCGCGGAGATTGACGAAGTTCACGCCCTTGACCACGCGGCCGGCGTGGACGTCCAAGCAAGGAATAATCCGCTTCGCGAGCATTGCAGGTCCTTTGCCTTTACCATTCCCACACACGTAGTGAATCGCGCGCATCCCGAGTGCGATGGTGTGACCTCGGGCGGGGGCGGGCGGCGACATGCGGATGAGTTCACCTTGGCCGTCCGCGGGTGTTTTCATCTTACTGAAACGGGGAATGCGGTTCAAGGCCGGTGGCGGCGGCGGGGCCGCGGCGGGGGTTTTGGCGGGTGGTCCGGCCGGCAGGGGTGGCTGGCCCGGCGGTCGAGGGGCGACTGGGGGTTTGTGGCGGGCCGGTGTCTGGTGTGTTGCGGCTTTGTCCGGTGATTGACTGGGGCTGGCCGGCCCGAGTAACCTGGGGTGGTTGCCATCCGTTCGTTGAGGCTCGCATGGAGAGGGCCTCGGAATCCAGTCGTGGGTTGACTCGCTACGGTGAAAATGTAAGCCATGGCCCTTCACACTGTCGACATCGCCATTATCGTTGCCTATTTTGCGACCGCGGTGCTCATTGGCCTGTGGGTTTCCCGTCGCGGCTCGAAGGATCTGGACTCCTACTTCCTGGGGGGCAAGTCGCTGCCGTGGTATCTGCTGGGGATTTCCGACGCCTCGGGGATGTTTGACATTGCCGGCACGATGCTGCTGGTGACCTGGTTGTTCGTTTACGGCGTCAAGAGCATCTGGCTGCCGTTCATGTGGCCGGTCTTCAACCAGGTCTTCCTGATGATGTTCTTGAGTGCCTGGCTGAGGCGCTCGAACGTCCTGACCGGGGCGGAGTGGATTGAGACGCGGTTTGGTCGTGACACGGGGGCGAACCTAGCTCATCTCAGCGTGGTTTTTTTTGCGTTGGTGAACGTGATCGGGATGCTGGCGTATGCGTTCAAGGGCATAGGTAAGTTTGCCTCGGTGATGTTGCCCTGGAAGCTGACGGCGGCGACGGAAGGGTTGTTCAACAACGACAATCTCTATGCGGTCGTTATTCTTGGGCTGACGTCGCTGTACGCGATCAAGGGGGGCATGATCAGCGTGGTCATCACGGAGGTTCTTCAATTCACCATTCTGACAGTGACCTCGATAACGATAGGCATTGTCGCGATCTGGAAGGTTTCGCCGGAGACGATCCAGGCCGCGGTTCCTGCCGGCTGGTCGAATCCGTTTTTTGGTCTGCGTCTGGACATGGGCTGGACGGGTCTTTTTGACAAGGTGAACGACACGATCCGCGCGGACGGAAACGAGTTTTTTGGCATCATCATCGGTCTGATGTTCTTCAAGGGCATTCTGGCCAGTCTGGCGGGCCCGGCGCCGAACTACGACATGCAGCGGGTGCTGGCGACCCGCAGTCCGCGGGAGGCCTGTCTGATGAACGGGATGGTCAACGTCGTTCTTTACTTTCCCCGGTACATGAT
The Phycisphaerae bacterium DNA segment above includes these coding regions:
- a CDS encoding DUF935 family protein — encoded protein: MSLRAWIAHAVGGRRDGGGRVRLGRMVRPLALDRWRDYPADGLTPSRLVTLLRAADDGAVDQAMALFQQMEEKDAHLHSVANTRRLALTGLGWEIVSAVEVREGVDRTAADEAADHARGVLADIEGFDEALQHLSMAMGRNVAVAENVYDVVEGELRLTDVIPVGFERLAFDAYGRVRILTEQEPQAGIELPAHKFVVHTPHTACGHPMRGGLLRVSALSYLGKHYAMKDWMVFAEVFGMPVRVARYEPSATPEEKQELLGMLRSLGTDASAVFSKAVELQLLEAGQGKSPPPYESMCNFFNRELSKAWLGGTLTVETSGQTGTFSTAQIHDEVRLDLRQDDMAKEARTIRRDVLAPITRLQFGPGAPVPFFRRRYEPPHDLRELAGVLDIAVNDLGMAVPDRWARHALGVPVAAEGEAVLHGKPPG
- a CDS encoding DUF456 family protein; the encoded protein is MLMPFAFDLFFLLINTIWLLLVVLGLPGNWLIVATTAGVAWWQWDPDHQLFSPWTLVVLVAVAAVGEVLEMVAGAAGAKQAGGSARGSAGALVGGLIGALAGTVMIPIPLIGSLMGAAGGAAVGAWAMEMSGGQEMEVSVRIGVGAGIGRLVGTLVKLGAGVVLWLIAAVALFWR
- a CDS encoding alpha-galactosidase: MSRGISVLWMVCASLLLVGGGVRAAEDDLPAGEVDDAVMASAEEVKAMSGWVGGAFLGQPAPVSPRVIPIEVRRQDHSFLHFGRSCMETPLRIGDRDFAHGLGTHAHSEIVVTVPKGAKRFKAFAGIDHNFDTRGVNGSVQLSVEIGGREVVRTATLRGGDTAVPIDVDLPEGLDKLVLKADTTADGPAYDQCDWADAQLVMEDSSVRWLDEGYGVEPFMGPKVPFSFVYGGKESKVLMGGWKRTVETAERDDRLVHSVRWADPETGLEVTAVVSVFRRYPAVDWVLHFENKGGRDTPIMERIQALDLELATGNNRQAVVLNQINGDTCSAAAFQPVATSLDIGRNIRLAPTGGRPASISAFPFLDVQYGGQGLITAIGWTGQWAASLERGQGGRTLLRAGMEQTHLLLHPGERIRSPRILLLGWTGDRRAAHNRFRRLMLFHYIPKRGGRPVRMPIAIQTFDRYWKRPGWATEAGQLEYVRVAAQLGVDSVWLDAAWFPGDFPNGVGNWFAKPEAFPRGLKPVSDACHAKGMRFILWFEPERVGANTAIAREHPEFVFGGKEGGLFKLNDPEARRFLTDLLARRIEEYGLDVYRNDFNIDPLSFWRKNDGPDRQGMTEIRYVEGLYAMWDELLARRPGLVIDNCASGGRRIDLEMCSRSVPLWRSDTGCSPGHPEWNQSQCQGLGEYVPLHALGCWSPEAYECRSAVTAGAICEWGYLEEGFPTATAKAAVAESRANQRYWYGDFYPLTPVSLAADAFVAHQYHRPDLDAGLVLAFRRSECGYVGIIVGLAGVKPDVSYDVEFIDEARTSTRRTMRGKELQAGLDLRIPVQGHSLVVRYAPVGG
- a CDS encoding leucyl/phenylalanyl-tRNA--protein transferase, giving the protein MSTVIPLTPEVLVSAYAHGIFPMDVDGQVEWFSPDPRAILPLDAFRVSKNLGRRCRSGQFEIRLNTCFERVIRACGDREEGTWISQPIIAAYVRLHQLGLAHSVETWQDGELAGGLYGVALRGAFFGESMFHRRTDASKVALVALVERLRNRGFALLDVQFTTPHLEQFGIAEITREEYLDRLAAALDVDAQFVDPDAPPP
- a CDS encoding PilT/PilU family type 4a pilus ATPase, which codes for MYERASERTHVGDEPVETAPALEEIETGDGDVAILDAQPAAAVERHRTRPREPKIHKYLRYVIDIKASDLHFKSGAQVHVRHKGDLKPIKGPPLSPEEVERLWFEIMNDHQRKQLLEKGASDFAYQLGDSDRFRVNIFRQRGSLSVAARRVNKNILNFDELYLPKSIYKITEFHQGLVLLAGITGSGKSTTIAAALDYINAHRACHIVTIEDPIEYLFTDRKALVNQREVHVDVQTFADALKYLMREDPDVVLIGEMRDEETFTAALNAAETGHLVFGTVHASSAAQTINRILDLIPEGSRDLVRQTLVFNLQAVICQKLLPSIKPGVARVPAVEIMFGSPTVRKLIDEKRDDELSKVIRASQNEGMLDMNECLKRLVETEFIDIHVAYAASPNPQELKMRLKGISTGSGSILG
- the hisF gene encoding imidazole glycerol phosphate synthase subunit HisF: MLAKRIIPCLDVHAGRVVKGVNFVNLRDAGDPVEIAQRYESEGADELVFLDITASHEERNIILDVVSRTAEQVFMPLTVGGGIRNLDDIRQLLNAGADKVSINSAAVKNPHFIRRAAERFGRQCIVVNIDPKRIRDHDREVWDVHIHGGRRPTGLEAVSWARQVEKLGAGEIVLTCMDADGTQNGYDLEITRAVSEAVTIPVVASGGAGRPEHLADAVTLGKADAALAASIYHFGTYTIKETKRLMADRGIPVRL
- a CDS encoding Na+:solute symporter, which produces MALHTVDIAIIVAYFATAVLIGLWVSRRGSKDLDSYFLGGKSLPWYLLGISDASGMFDIAGTMLLVTWLFVYGVKSIWLPFMWPVFNQVFLMMFLSAWLRRSNVLTGAEWIETRFGRDTGANLAHLSVVFFALVNVIGMLAYAFKGIGKFASVMLPWKLTAATEGLFNNDNLYAVVILGLTSLYAIKGGMISVVITEVLQFTILTVTSITIGIVAIWKVSPETIQAAVPAGWSNPFFGLRLDMGWTGLFDKVNDTIRADGNEFFGIIIGLMFFKGILASLAGPAPNYDMQRVLATRSPREACLMNGMVNVVLYFPRYMMVTGLTVIALAFCMADLKAMDKPDFEKVLPMVLTEHIPQGVVGFLLAGLLAAFMSNFAATINAAPAYVVNDIYKRFISPGSSAKTHVFLSRVASVVILAIGILFGLMTERITTLVMWIVGALYGGYVMANVLKWYWWRFNGYGYFWGMVSGLAGAMSVPWIVEQVLGRDVNAMYTFPIILVISVAGCILGTLLTAAEDDEILKKFYRTVRPWGFWGPIRDKVLVEDPSFRPNPRFRRDASNVVVGIVWQLCLTALPIYLVLRQWNWIGAIVAVLVVTTIFIKLNWYDKLDTD